The Harmonia axyridis chromosome 3, icHarAxyr1.1, whole genome shotgun sequence nucleotide sequence GTTAATTTCCTTTCATCAGATATGAGAacagtaaaaaaaattcatgtaaaaAGCTCTCATATATATTCTTACTTTTTACTGCGAGGAACTGAGTTACTCCATAATAAAGccatatcaaaatatttcaaaaacgaaATGAAGAAACACTGTTTgccattaaaatttcaaaataatgcccaacaaaattttgaaggtTAAGTAAAATTGACATTATGCAATTCTATGGGATTTGTTTATTTCCTGTATTTCATCGCGAAATTTCGAAGACCGTGCAAAAGATAACGTAAAGTAATTGAACCCAGGTTGTTCGTCGTATTCTACGATGCTAGTTAGATCGCAGTTGCATTATTCTAAGTCTATAAACTTTAGTAGAATCTACGTATTCAAGATGATTGAAAAATCTTATTTCAAAGGTGCGCAAGTCCACCTAAAAAAAGGTAGTTTTTCCATTTCCAAATACTTAACTTTTTCGCGCAGGCGTTTCAGTTATCTAGCGgtgcaagatttggtgtttactTTTGATTTAATGGTATTTGATCTTGAATAATTGGTTTGAAGAAGTGACAACTACATGATGGCCTTTAATTGAACGGTAATATAGCTTGAATTAAACCTGAAAGGAAAAGGCACATTTCCCCATTTAGAATAAACCTCAATTGGTCTACAGTTTTTGTGAGCTGAATTATTATAACCTACAAGAaaaacgtcattttttttgttagttGTTGAATATAATTGAGATGAACAAAAAACCGGCAGACGTTGAATGGTGTtagaaagtaaaaaaaataaggACAAGTTATAAGAAAGACACATCTAAATACATAACGATCAGCAAGAAATGTCTGTTGAAACTCCCGTTTCGCAAAATATAAAcgcaattaatgaaaaattggcGTATGATGCTTTGTCTCCTAATTTTCATATGCCAAGTTATGAAAATTACCGAGATCACGACAATTATCATGGATTGAAcaacaatttttcaaaagaaataagCTTGTCAGCTTTAGatgtcaattttcaaaatactcaaATTTTCACTGTCCCCATAAACGTTCTGCCACCTCCACCCCACAAAATTGTCCattatcaaaataatataatactcAAGAAACTAGACAGTAAGTATGGTGGGAAGAACAAAGACATCAGGTCCGATGTGAGGGCAATATCTCCAAAAGGATATGAGAGTGATGAAAGTGGCAGGTCTTCGCTTTATTCAACAAAGTGCGTTCAGCAGGCAAATAAAACCTGTGATAAATCAAACAGTGAGTGTACTTTTTCCATTTGATAACAATTCAATGTTATTTTAAAATAGTAACTAATATAATTATGTATTTCTTTTTGCTAAAACTATTAGGTATCAccagatttattttcattttagaatCAAATTTAAAGACTGataataaaaatggaaaaactGATCAATATTCAACTGGGAAATACAATAGTCATTCCCCAAAAGTTTATCAACCTAACTATTATGATCAACCTAATGGTAATACAAATTTAAGGAGTAAACGGTAAGagccttttcatatttcctgATTTCccttattttatatatttaaattgcTACATTCATTATATTCTAATATGCAAGCAGTATATGAAATGATAAACAACTGGGGTGTAGGACTTTCAATAACTAAGCTTTATgaatatcgtcggctaagagtgtaaatctgctatgtccataatgaacaatttcacaggagaccaaaaaaaccgtacagtacagtacattcaataaacactattgaatgtattttcataatACATCAttcaatacattcaataaacactattgaatgtattttcatgaataaactctcttattattattattataacactgtactgtacggtttttttggtctcctgtgaaattgttcattatggacatagcagatttacactcttagccgacgatatggtAACTTAATAATTCTTGGTTGGAATTATGATATTATGTTGAtacttatttcattcaaaattgtcTTTTCAGATATTACACAAATAGTTCCTTAAGGTCAAAACAGAACACCTACAAGAATTATTCAATAGATAACATAACTCGGAGGGTGTATGGACTCATGGAGCGTTTCAAGTCTAGGGCTTACCTGATGAAGATCGATCCAAATCCTGAAATGCTGTTGAACGGAGGCCCTTCAGACCATCTCAGTCAGGCTATATGGGATGTATTCCTTTGTAAGGCGCAAAAAGAAAGTACTTATATCAGCAAACTAGAAACTTGGAAGACTATATTTTTATCGATTAAggtgagaaactttattttcaaatttttaaggtttttattcaattttgagaATTGAGAGAATCTATTATTATCAAATGATGCATTAATAATCAGTACCTCCGTTCCCCACACCATAGTTACCACCATAATTACTATGGTGAGGGGAAGGGAGGGTTACCGATTATTAACATATAAATCGATAATGAATTAATGGGATCCAGGCTATAATTCTGTATTGTAAATGTAGACGACTTTTCTTCTAGGTACACATTGCAATAATTTTTTGAGAGACATGAGATATTTTTTGGAGTAAATTTGATACATTTAGTGTATTAATCCTGTCATAAAAAAGTTAAGTTTGAGGTCCAGTGATTAAATGGAAACTCTTTTATTATTTCTAGAATTGTCTTGACAGTTACGGCTTGTTCATAGTTGGTTCCACCATGTCAGGTTTTGGACTCGAGACCAGTGATATCGATATGTGCCTACTGACTAAACCTTTCGTCAATGATCCAAGGATAGATGCTCTTACTCACTTGGACCACGTCAGGAACCTTCTTGTGAATGATGGTGAGGTTTATCAATTCCAagaaattacttaaaaatttatttttcttttataatgGCAAAGTTGTAACATGTTCATCCATAATATCAATCTATAGGAATCGTTAAGGATGTTGAGCTTATAGTGGCGAAAGTCCCTATCCTGAAGTTTAAGGATCTGGCGACTGGTTTCGAGATTGATTTGAACTGTAACAACGGAATTGGAATCCATAACACCCATCTCCTTCACTGCTATGCCCGATTAGATTGGCGGGTCAGGGCTATGGTAGTGATTGTCAAAGTTTGGGCGCAGGCTAACAACATCAACGATGCAAAGAACATGACGATATCTAGTTATTCTTTGGCTCTGATGGTCATCAATTATTTGCAATGTGAGTTTAGACTGTTAATGCTCTTAGGAAATTGGTTCATCGTAATCTAGgttatggtccgtatatcgccgaaAATCATAGAGCGGTTTCTCgggttttcaatgtttcaggtaacctgcttGGTATCtacggaccgcttgacacttgtcaatggtcaacTTAATTTTTCATTCACAGAATTTTGTAGGTTATAAatagtttatttcttttatttcgtaaataactaatagttattaatggctctgaagggtatttggttcataattaaaattattaagtTTTTGAGTtttagatgtcatggaaaatattcataaacaataatccgAATTATAAAATGACATCTGCTAACCggggagtgggcgtggttaccgaacctaaccagaataaaagtatggTGGCTCTAGTGACAAATAACTCACccaagtttgaggaaatagtcaccggtttttgaggaatttgacatatacggaccaAGGGGTGACCCGCAACTATTCAACAATACTTCACTGAAATGAAAGACATATCTTGAAGACTTaaaacacaataaaattttAGATCTGAATTCCACTGCTTTTGAGATAAAGAGTGactaaactgaaaataaacttgTCGTTAACTCTGATAGGGTTAATATAGTATATAGTTTAGGTGGTCAATACTAAATTTTGAATAGGTGGTCAATACTAAGAACACACGATTGTGAATATATGGGAAAAATATATTCGTCAAGTTTCAATATGTTTGTCATTAGGCAATCTATAACAGCTTTTTGAATTATAGTTTTTTTATCACAATccaaattgatttgaaaatttttttcaaatagtctATTATTCTGGAAGACTTTATTTGAAGGTGATTCAATACTGTTAGATTAATAATATATCCAATTCCCAGTactacaattttattttatttggtgttcctttattgttatttcaatttgttGTACAGGAAAGTGATCCATGGCTTATTTAACCTGAAGTGCTAGTTATAAATGTGATTATCTACGTTTCAGGTGGGGTAACACCTCCTGTGCTCCCTTGTCTACATGGCTTGGTCCCAGAAATATTCAACTCATCAGTAGAAACTAGCACTGATGTACAAGAAGACATAGAGTTTATAAGGGACTTCAAGTCCGACAATATGAATTGTGTCGGAGATCTGCTAATTGGATTCCTTAACTATTATTCCCACTTCAACTTTGCAGAATTCGCTATCTCTGTCCGAACTGGCAGTCGACTGCCGATAGACGAATGCAGGTATCAGAAATCGCCCAAGAACGATGTAAACCAGTGGAAATTTCTGTGTATCGAGGAGCCATTCAACCTCTCCAATACTGCAAGATCGGTATTTGATGTAGACAAGTTCAAGTTCATTAAAGACGTCTTCATGTATTCGTACTGGGAACTGTCGAGGACCAAGCACCTCAACATGATCCTGCCTGTACATTTTCCCACAAACCAAAGATGATTTTTGTAGTGCTTGATTCTAACCAAAGAACATTGTTCGTCCAAAGGTTTTCTCTCGTGACGGAATCTCCTTAATGTGATGGAGTCTATGAAATCAGTACTTAGACTATTGTCGACAATGTGCTACCAGTTCCTTTTTCAGATTTAGTTTCGAAAAGTACAGATGACAAAAGGGTTTACAAGAATTCTTTATGCATTTTATGTGTACTACatactgaattttttcaatCGTCGAAATGCTGAGTTATAATTTTCATCTCTTCAAAATTTCGCATTGGTTCATCAATATTGATGGTGAATTGTTTGATTGTTTTCATGGTCACTTCCAATCTAGCACATTTCCTAGAAAACTGCAATCTGAAGATGTCCTGGAAAAAGTGTTTATGTTGGatcaaaattttttgtatgtATTCTATATAAAATCCGTGAAGTAAATCAGCACCAAAAAACCTTTGAATTGTTCTTGTGGAGATAGCCTTAGTCGGTGATTTACGgaaagtatttattttttccaagGGTAAAATCTTTATGGCAAGGACATTAATTTATAAATGAAACGTTCAATACTGAAAATTTGTGATGTTTTTATGTGTTcagatatatatattttaattattgtaaaagagaaaaaaaaaacaaaaagccAACTGCCTAAtcgaaatatttataaaaactCGATTGAGCCGAAAAAAGAATCGTGAATGAGAGAACAgaaattatctgaaatattgagCTAGTGataaattatatatttgttTTCGATTCATGAGGTTATTCTATTTTTCTGTATATATGTATTATAATGTCTATATATATCTACATTTTGTAGAACAAAACCCTgattattgtgaaaaaaaagttggtaaaataaaataaaaaaaacaaaaaaattttaaaaaggggaaaataaaaaaagacgaATCTGAActggaaaatatttatataatttcatttatttttgaagtGAATCCTACTAAATTTTTTACTGTGATTTTTGAGGTGTCTGTTACCAACATTTTTGCTCCTTGTTGTAGGAAACTTCAACGATAAAtgagaagaaaaaacaaaaagttaaaaCACTCTTGTTTCAATAATAATAGTGAATATGTGACCTGTGCCACTAGTGGAAATAAAGATAATATCACTAGTGCACAAATTTGGTTTACTTAActgatatttatttctttgtgaTAATTATTTATCTTACGAAATAAGCTTAAGACTGTGCAAGTGATTTTCCAGAACTGTTTTCAAAATAACAGGTTTGAAATAAAGACATCCAGTTTATTACAAAGAAATTACGATGGATATATTATCTCCaataacatttttcaaattcacagtCAACAATTCCATCTTGTCAGATGAAACTTTGTCATTTGCATTCtgacttcattttttcatattatagTTAGGAGAGGAACCATTTTTCAGTATAAAAATTCTCCTTTCTTAGTAAAAAGTTATGCTTCATCACAACAACAGTGGTTGCGGCAGTTATCTTGTTAtgttacaatttaaaattttgaagcaaTACAGTATTGGAACCTGAATATTCAAGATTTTTTGCTCAGAAGAGTTGCAATTATTTTTTAGAAAGTGCCACGTATCTCTTCAACGGTTAAGTCGATTAGTATGTagactcaaaaatatatttttgagtatccaatttttcatctctataatCTAATAATATCTAATCAGAAAAGTAAAATTTGACCTACTTTTCGTGTAAATAATTTCTATTTTACTACAATAATTTCATAAAGCAATATAAGTGTTTCTGTTACCAGTTTGTGATTATTCCGTGATACCTACTGCAGTAATTCGTTAGAATCTTCAGGAAATGTCAAGCTCTTTATTTTGGAATCAGTTCTTTTCATTTGTACTTGAACCAATACATATCAATTGGCGGGTCCTAATAGTAAAGTTTTGCCTCTATTTGCAACGAAAAGATTCTTTGAACCGAGTGCTTGAAGTAAACAGCTTCTCTTCATTCAGTTTCAGGTACTCTGCATtcttaaatttttatttgttttgttCACAATTCATTGAAAGAGTACTTGTCCGCAATTAAGTTAATAGAAAGAATCAAACCCTTGTTCTTGATGACTGCATTCAAAACAGTTTTCACCTTTAAACTGGTtctacaattttatttttgaaacagtTTCTTTGTGCTACATGTCAGTTTGATTCGATTTTTTGTGCTCTTTCAATAAACCTTTGAGAATTTTGTATATTGTGCCATATTTTAAACTATTTAAGTATGTGATATTCTACTGTAATCTATTAATAAGAAATTGTAATGTTTGTATGATTAAGGAAAGAATCTTTTATAGGCTACTAACAGATTTGTTCTTGGTAAGCCTCATTGTCTAGGTTCAATATCTCTTTTTAGTTTGAGATCTCGCATCACATTTTAAACAAGAAAAGCTTTGGTGGCCCGAGAAAATTTCAATCCAATTGTCAGTATGGCAATGAAGATGTTAGTAGGTATACAGTATTCCTTATAAATAGACAATATTTAAAATCGGATACAATAATGTAAACAATAATTCCTCTGTGTTTGTAAAGAGTTACATCATTTATGTTGAAAAGTAGTGGTCAAAGTTTGAACATGCAAGTTTCCAATCATACTGTTTCAGTTCAGTTTTctataaaaatttgttgatgtaattaaatgaaaataaaaacttgaacttattatatatattatagttttgatcttcaaaaattattaaatccttGTGAATTTAATATTATGAAGCTCGACTTGATTTGCACATCATTTAAAGCTCTTTGATTCTTAGATGGATATTTACAGATATCATTTATTCAAGAATATTAAATGGCAATAGGGGACGACTgtcatatcattttgaaggttttGCAATCTATGtatgaataattatacagggtggccatttgaaaacgaaacagacgagattacagacgaaataaagtttttcgatagaaatgctcggacaggtcgatttctgtttcgagggggacaatttaagatgtaggttacggacgcatagcgcttcaacccttgctgctacaacccccacccccaatttttgaatagggaagatggggtgagtgatacctcagtttaaaggtatttttatactgatttcagcacagtaattgttttttcattttatgcattagttctcgaaatattcatgcgttagttagttaggaaggaagccacagtcatggttgttttgaagctcaaaatgtcgatttctcacaaaacactacaagtgccatgaaaacaccacttcattttcaaatacttagttaaga carries:
- the LOC123675687 gene encoding poly(A) RNA polymerase gld-2 homolog A-like, which encodes MSVETPVSQNINAINEKLAYDALSPNFHMPSYENYRDHDNYHGLNNNFSKEISLSALDVNFQNTQIFTVPINVLPPPPHKIVHYQNNIILKKLDSKYGGKNKDIRSDVRAISPKGYESDESGRSSLYSTKCVQQANKTCDKSNKSNLKTDNKNGKTDQYSTGKYNSHSPKVYQPNYYDQPNGNTNLRSKRYYTNSSLRSKQNTYKNYSIDNITRRVYGLMERFKSRAYLMKIDPNPEMLLNGGPSDHLSQAIWDVFLCKAQKESTYISKLETWKTIFLSIKNCLDSYGLFIVGSTMSGFGLETSDIDMCLLTKPFVNDPRIDALTHLDHVRNLLVNDGIVKDVELIVAKVPILKFKDLATGFEIDLNCNNGIGIHNTHLLHCYARLDWRVRAMVVIVKVWAQANNINDAKNMTISSYSLALMVINYLQCGVTPPVLPCLHGLVPEIFNSSVETSTDVQEDIEFIRDFKSDNMNCVGDLLIGFLNYYSHFNFAEFAISVRTGSRLPIDECRYQKSPKNDVNQWKFLCIEEPFNLSNTARSVFDVDKFKFIKDVFMYSYWELSRTKHLNMILPVHFPTNQR